The Leptospira sp. WS60.C2 genome includes the window GGTTGGATTCGGAAACTAAAAGACTCTTATAATGTGGGAATCTTGGACCAAGTGATTGCAGAAACCTCTTACGCTGACAAACCATACTTTTTAGAAAAAAGAAACTTAGTGATTGAAGAACGCAGTCGATTGAAATCCAATTTGGAATCTTTGGGGTTTACCATCCCAACCTCTTCCACAAACTTTTTATTCTGCAAACCAAAACCAAGTGTATCGCCTGAGTCTTTGTATCTCGCTTTAAAAGAACAAAATATCCTCATTCGATATTTTTCTTATGGAATCTGCAAAGACTACATTCGCATCACCATTGGAACAAAAGAAGAAAACGACATCTTAGTCCAAAAAATTCGCACCTTAGTATAAAAAAACCCCAACAAAACATTCGTTCTGTTGGGGTTTCCATTTTGGTTTCATGATGTTTCTAGAAATGGGTGTTTGTTTTCTCTATCCTTAGGTTCGGATCCTAGTTAAGTTCTTTGGATCTCAATTTTTGTTTTTTTCGGTTCCATTTTCGGAAGCGAGAGTTCCAAAATTCCGTTCTTCATTTTCGCAACCGCTTTTTCAGAATTGATGGCTTTACCTATGGTAAAACGTCGGAAGTAGTTCCCTTCTTTGTATTCTGCCAATCGCACTTGCCCTCTTCCTTCTTCTGAAATTTGGAACTTACCCTCTAATTGGAGTTGGTCTTTTTCAATGGTGATCTCCACTGATGTTTCGTCCACTCCGGGCATCTCGACTCGGAAAAGAATCGCATCTTCTGTTTCATATACATCCACATTCGGAGAATACACTCTCACCTGTGGTTTGCTATCCTTACTTTCCGTCTTATCTATTAATTCTTGTTTGTTTTCTTTTGTAAGTGCATTCATAATCAAAACTCCTTATCCAACACTGATGGAAACTTTTTTTGGTTTGTCTTCTTCCCTTCTAGGCAAGTGGATGCTTAGTACTCCATTCGAATATTTTGCAGACACTTGTTCTTGGTTCACACGGAACGGTAATTCTAAGGTTCTATGAAATTCTCCATGGAAAATTTCTCTTCGATGTACTTCCGTGCCCTCGGCCAGTTCTTCTGCCTTTTTCTTTCCGTGAAGGGAAAGCATATTGTCTTTTACATTGATTTCGATTTGGTCTGTTTCCATTCCTGGCAATAGGCAGGTCACAAGAGCTTCGTCTTCTTTGGTATAGACATTGACAGGAGGAAAATGCGAAGAACTTCCGAATTGGCTATCCAATATGGAACGAGTCAACTCATCGTTCAAACGATCAAAGTCTCTCCAGAACTGGTTTGCTTTGGTTTGTGGGTCTAGAATTCGAAATAACATGCAAAATCTCCTTTTAGCACTCTAATACTTAGTCTGCTACTTTTGTTAGCACTCTACATCTTTGACTGCCAAATGTCAACGAAAATTTAGATTTTCCTACTTCAAAAAAAAAATTTTTGTCTCATGGGAGGGGACCCATAGTTTGGATGCCAATGGCAATCACGGAACATCTAAATGCACTTGGGATCCAAATCCCACCAGTACCAAAGGCCCTTGCGGCCTATATTCCTTCGAAACGGACAGGGAATTTGATTTTTACATCCGGCCAACTCCCTTTGCGTGAGGGTAAATTACAGAAAACCGGGAAGGTGGGAAAAAACGTAAGCCTGGAAGAGGCAAAAGATGAAGCAAGACAATGTGTGCTAAACGCCCTCTCCACACTCCTATTGCACATTCCTTCTCTGGATCACGTGAAATCGATTGTAAAACTAGGAGTTTATGTGGCGAGTGCAGAAAACTTCATAGAACAACACTTAGTTGCCAATGGTGCTTCAGAACTTCTCTCTCAAATTTTCGGAGAACAAGGAAAACACGCACGTTTTGCCATTGGTGTTTCCTCACTTCCGCTAGATGCTTCCGTCGAACTGGAAATGACAGTGGAAGTAGAATGACAAATACTATTTTGAATCTGGCATCAGAGATCATTGTATTCCTAAAAGAATCTCTTAAGTTGTTTCCGGAATTGTTAAAGGCATGGTGGTATCTAGGAAATAAAATTTTCATTTCCCTCTATCAATACTGGAAAACAAAACTTTTTTTTGATAAAATATTTTTTATCTTTTTATTTCTTCAGTTGTTGTTTTCCGTATTACCTTGGTTTCACTATGACATTGTTTTTTTTGAAACTAAAGAGTCTGTATCAATTAGTCCAAAACTGAATTCCATTTTTATCCTGATTAGCTTACTGAATTTTTTCTTCCTAGGGTTTTGGAAAGCAACTTGGACACGATTATGGTTTTTTGCGACCGAAATGATCTGTGTGATCACGATACTTTGGGGGTATTTGGAACCCAAACGTACATATTACGATTTCGTAAATCCGAAGGAAATTAGCACACAAATTACATTTTATTTGTTTCTTATTTCTCTTGGATTTTCCTTTGTTTTCGGTTATCTCAGCTTCAAAAAAGAAGACGAAGTGTATCTACTCTCCCGCTAAGTTTTGGAAGGAGAGCCACTCACTCTCCTTCCCGAATCTCCAATTTTGATGTCCCATCTACGGTCACAAGATCCACTAAATAAGTTTTTACCTTGTCTTTGTGGAATAGAATCTTTTTAGAGAGTGGTTTTCCAATTTCGGAATTGATGATTCTCTGGATGGGTCTTGCACCCATAGAACGATCATACCCTGTTTCTGCTAAATGGCGAACTGCTGATTCTGAAAGATTCAAATGAATTCCTTTTTCTTTTGCCTTATCTTGTAAGGTCTTAAACATTCGTTTCACTACTTGTTCTACGATTGTGACAGAAAGGGCATTGAACTGAATCACAGCTGTGAGCCGGTTTCGGAACTCAGGAGTGAAGGTTCTTTCAATTGCTTTGAGAGACCTGTCATCATAACGATCCGTATCAAAACCAAGGAGCGGTTTGGAGCTTTCCTGAGCACCCGTATTCGTTGTTAAAATGAGAATCGCATTGCGAAAATCGGCTTTTTTTCCTGTGCTATCGGTTAGGGTGGCATGGTCCATCACTTGCAAAAGGATATTGTAAATATCTTCATGTGCTTTTTCGATTTCATCAAAAAGTAATACACAGTGAGGTGATTTGGCGATGGCGTCGGTTAGTTGCCCTCCTTGGTCATAACCTACATAGCCTGGCGGGCTACCAATGAGGCGTGAGACGGAGTGTTTTTCCATGTATTCACTCATGTCAAACCTAAGGAACTCAATTCCCATCTTGTCTGCCAGAGTTTTTGCCACCTCTGTTTTTCCAACTCCCGTTGGACCCACAAATAGGAAACTACCAATGGGTTTACTTTCATCCCCAAGCCCAGAACGAGAATAATGGATTGCATCTACAATTTGTTCGATGGCATGGTCTTGGCCAAAAACCACAGTCTTCATCTCTACATCGAGTGTTTCCAATTTCTTTTTATCATCGGCCTTTACGGTTTTCTCTGGGATCTTGGCTATCTTTGCGACGAGAGTTTCAATTTCGGAGATGCCAACGGACTTTTTTGCCTTTTCTTTGTTTTCATCTCGGAGTTTGACAAAGGCTCCCGCTTCGTCTAACAGATCGATGGCTTTGTCTGGCAAAAATCGGTCCCGCAAATGTAAGGTTGATAAATCTACACAAGCTTCAATTGCCTTCGTGCTGTATTGGACTCCATGAAAGGATTCGTATTTTGGTTTTAAACCATTTAGAATTTGGATGGCATCTTCTCTTGATGGCTCCACCACTTCAATTTTTTGAAACCGACGAGAAAGAGCATGGTCTTTTTCAAAGATGGATTTGTATTCTTTGTAAGTCGTAGTTCCAATGCATTTGAGTTCTCCATTAGCAAGAGCTGGTTTCATCAGGTTGGATGCATCCAAACTTCCTCCAGAAACAGCACCGGCTCCCACTATGGTGTGGATTTCATCAATAAAAATAACCTTCTCTGGCTTTCCAACTAATTCTTGTAATATGGCCTTTAGCCTCTCTTCAAACTCACCCCGGAATTTGGTACCTGCCATCACAAGACCCATATCAAGAGAATAAATTTCAATTCCAAGTAAACTCTTGGGGACCTTTCCCTCTACCACCCGCTCCGCAATTCCTTCCACAATTGATGTTTTTCCAACACCAGCTTCCCCCACAAAGATTGGGTTATTCTTCCTTCGTCTAGAGAGGATGTGAATCGTTCTTTGGATTTCATTCTCACGACCGATACAAGGATCCAATTTTCCTAACCTTGCTTTTTCTGTCAGATTCACACAGAACTTATCTAAGGCAGACTGTTTTGTTTGGGACTCACTTCCCTCTTCCAATTCCTCTTCTGTCTCTGAAAAATCAGGTTCCAAGGAATCCTTGTCTTTTTTCACTCCATGAGAAATGTATTTGATGACATCGAGCCGTTTGATGTCTTGTTTTGCGAGGAGATAACACGCTTGGCTGTCCTCTTCGCGAAAGAGTGCCACAAGCACATTGTTTCCATCCACTTCTTCTTTGCCTGAGTTTTGGACATGAAAGGCAGCAAACTGAATCACAAACTGCACACCAACCGTATACTTAGGCTGGATTTTGAGATTGGGCACGGCAATCGAAGACAAATCATCTTCAAAATACTCCAGTAATTCTTTCCTAAGTAAATCTAGGTCACAACCAACATTGATAAGAACATCCTTTGTCTTTTCGTTGAAGGTAAGTCCATATAACAAATGCTCTAAGGTGATAAATTCATGGTGGTATTTAGAAGCTTCCTTTTGTGCAACTTCTAGTGTTTTTTCTAAATCGGATGAAAAGTTCATATTCATTCCTCCTTTGCCAATTGGCATTGTAAAGGGTGTCCCGCCTCATCGGCGAGTTTGTGTACTTCTTGTACTTTCGTACGGGCGATGTCTAAAGAATACACTCCACAGACTGCAGATCCCTCCGTATGAGCCTTCCACATGATCTGACGAGATTCTTCCATGGATTTCCTGAATACAATCGCTAAAACATACACCACAAATTCCTGTGGAGTGTAGTCATCATTGATCAAAATCACCCGATAACGATCTGGTTTTTTTAACTGTTTTTTCTGTTTTTCTTTTTCTAAAAGTTCAACATTCAAATCTGTATATGACTTTCGTTTTGTTTCAGACATCATCCCTCCCGAAGTGATTTGATCGGAGAATGTGCGTTGTATGCGGCAATATTCTCTTGTTCCATCAAAATTTCTTTTTCTAAGTAGGCTTCAATTGCACTTCTACCTTGTTCATTGTAAATGTAATGACTGCTATACATAGGAACGGTTTCATAACCTCGTAAAAATTTATGTTCTCCTTGGGCGCCTGCTTCCACTCGTTCCATTTTATGTTCAATTGCAAAATCGATCAATCGGTAATAACAACATTCAAAGTGCAAATTGGGAACATATTCTAACGCGCCCCAATAACGACCAAATAAAAATCCATCACGGTATACATTCCAACTCCCCCCAATGGGGTCTCCATTTGGCTTTTTTGCAAGCACCAAAAGAAGCCTATGGCGAAAGGTTTCTACCATTCTGAAAAAGAACTTTCGATTGAGGTAAGGTTGTCCCCATTTTTTACTGTGAGTGTCACTGTAAAATTCATAAAACAAATCAGCATGGGATTCACTTATGGAATTTCCCGTGATTGTTTCGATTGAAAGCCCAGATTCCCCAATTTTTTTTCGTTCACTGCGAATGGACTTACGCCTCTCTTTCACAAGTGTTCCGAGAAACTCTTCAAAATTATCGAATCCTTTGTTAAACCAATGGTATTGGTGTGAAAGCCTTGGAGCAAATCCAAGCCTTCCACTTAACGCTTGTTCTTCTTTTTTACAAAAAAGCAAATGAATGGAAGAGACATTCTCTTCCTTCCCAAAATTACGTAATACTTCCAACATTTTTTCAGCTAACTCTTGCTTGGTGACATCTGAACAACTGGGATGGAGTAAAATTCTAGAACCGGTAACAGGAGTGAACGGAACGGCAACCGTCAATTTAGGATAATATGGAATTCCAGCCCGATGGAATGCATTGGCCCATTGGAAATCAAAAATGTATTCCCCATATGAGTCCTTTCGCAAATAGGTTGGGAGTACTCCCAAAAGTTTGCCCTCTTGTTTTGCAGAAACCAAAACGGGAAACCAATCATTTTTGGCAATACAGCCGGTTTCTTCTAAACCAACTAAAAATTCATATTCCTGGAATGGAGAGTCAGAAGGAACAAGCGGATTCCATTCCTCCTTCTGAAACTCCAAAAAACTATGAGAAATCCCTATCTTGATTGTTTCATCCACGTTAGAGTTTAGACTCTAACGGATTTCTTCTTGTTTCAATTGTTTCTTCCGAATGTGTTCGATCAGACGCAAAAGACTTGGATTTTCAGGATCGAGTTCCAAGGCAGAGCTAAGGATATTTTCAGCCCTCGCATAATTTTTATCTGCCAAGTAAGTTTGTCCTAAATTGATTAAATTTTTGACATGGTTAGGATCTCGTAACCGAACCCTTTCTCCGAAATCAATTGCCGTTTTGATATCAGCAACTTTTCTGGCACAAAAGGCTGTGATGTACATGATTTCGGTATCCATCGGGCGAAGGACACTATAGTCTTTGGCCATCTTCTTTGCCTTTCCATAGTCTTTTAACTTCAAATACAACTGGATGAATTTCTTTTTGATTTCGGGAATGTTTTCCTCTAACGAATGTGCCTTCTCCAGATACGTGACGGCTTCCTGTAAATCGGCAGAATCACTGGCTTCTTTTGCCTTTAGAAGTAAGTTTTGAATTTCTTTCAGTTTCTCTTTTTCGATTTTATTTCGTTCTTTTTCTTCAATGAAAGAAATTCGAAGTAAGGACAAATCATCAGTAAGGGTACCAAATTTAGACATTTCTTCATAAATTTTATCAAGTTCCCCCTTTCCTGCTTCTACCATTTTTAGAAACAGACGTTCGTCTTCGTTGATCACACGTTTTCCATCTTCCGTATGGGTGATGAGAAGGTCATCACGACCATCTGAACCTGCTATGAGAATATCACCAGCTTCCAATTGAAAGGTTTTGATGTATAAATTTCCTTGCACCCCAGAAGTTCCCAATTTTCGAAACATCAATTCATTTTCAATGAAACTCGCTATTCCATCTCGATACAATACAATCCAAGGATGTTCAGCATTGATGAAATAAAGAAGTCCCGTTTCGTTATCTATGACACCTAAAACCAAAGATACAAGCATCGAACCATCAAAACCTTCAAAGATTTTATGCAGTTCTAAAAAGGTATTTTTGATCCATCGTTCTGGATACGTATTCCTTGCTTCGCTTAAAAGTTGTGTTCGTGTGATGATCGATTCAAATACTGACCCAAGGACAAGTGCACCACCTGCTCCTTGCATAGATTTCCCCATGGCGTCTGCATTCAAAAAAACAGTATACGATCTGTTATTTAAAATGATTTGGTTGGCAATGTTCAAATCACCACCAATTTCTTTTTCATATTGTTTGAAGGTGAATTTTTTCTTTTGTTCTAATAAAAAATCAACCATTACATTTTGGTGCATCGCATGGTTGACATTAAATGGTTGTAACAACAATGAAGTTAAAAAATAATCACCATCTTGTTGGTGTTTTAATGACTGGACTTCTTTAAGTGTAGTTTCTAATTCTTTTGTCCGTTCTTGAACCTTTAATTCAAGTTGCTCGGCATATTGTTGTAATTTTTTACGTGCAGCCTGAATGGATCGAACCATTCGGTTAAACGATCTAGCCATAAATCCAATGTCATCTTCGACATGGACACTCAATCGATATTCTAAATTCCCCGAATTTACCTCCGTCAATCCTTCAATGATTTGTTCGATAGGACGAATGAGAGCAATCAGAAAGAACAATCGATAACCTAAAATCACGATGATAACAAGGGAAACAAGACCAATGATCCATGGTAAAGTCACCTCGTGTTGAAACTTACGGTAATCGGAATAAGGATAACCCACTTCATGTACCAGTGCATTTTTTTTATCCACAATCATATAACTAACGTAAAACGAATATTTTGGATCTTTCGTATCAAATTTTACCTGGCCGCGGTAGTTTCTCTCGCCATGATTTGGCATTGGGGAAAACATCTGGTCTAAAATTTTGAATTTTTCTTCTTCTGTTCGATCCGATGCCAATACACTCCTAGCTTCCGCATAAAATCCAGACAAAGCTCCCGTTTCATTTTGAAGAAGCCCATTTGCTTTTTCAGAAAAATTGTTCACCGGAATTTCTCTCAGTTTGTTACGCATGTATAGAATCTTTCGTTTTTCAGATTCAATGGCACCAATCAAATCTTTGGGACTTTCCAACCCACCTTCTTCTAATAAACGAAAGATTTCTTTTGAATACCCTTTGCTTGTTTCGGGCAACGTGCTTAAGAGTTCTATCGTGTCTTCTTTCCAGGTAGTCGATGTTTCCCATGACAAAACCTTCTCTAGTGCCCACACATTCCAAAATTCTGCCTGATATAAATCGGGAGAAACATTCGTTTCTTCTAATCCTTGGGTTTTGATAATCGTTTGATTTTGAATATCATATGTAGAATGAAAACTTGGAATTTGGTCTGTTTCCAACCCTGCAATATAATTTTTTGCTCTGGCCGTGTGCACCAAATCATAATTAGATTCTGTTTGTTGGATGACAGAGTATGCCACTAATTGTAATATCAACAAAAACGATGCAAGTGAGATGCCAATGATCCGAGAAAGGATGGTGGTTTTATCCTTTGTATTATTGATATAGACCACGTTTGCCACAAACAAACCAACCACGAGAACAAGATCAGTAATGGTTTGGTATAAACCCCTACCAATAGCACCATCTCTCGACAATACGTTCAAATACCCTGGAATCATGGTGACGAGCATAAAGGAAATAAGAATACTGATGAGTGTAAATCGGGACTCTTTGGGCATCTTAAAAATTTGAAAGATGGCAAGGATAGTAAAGGAAAGAAAAAATACAAAAACAATCAATGCATACGCTTTGTAAAAAATAGGAAGTGGAAAATCCCAATAATGCCCACTGAAAAAAAACAATCGTCCTGTAGAGAGACTCAAGTAGACAAAACAAGCCGTTACCAATACAACGATAACACTGAGAACTGAGAAAAAATATTTTTTGAGTCTAGGGAAATATACCTCTGGATAACTTAAGAAAAAACCAGTTAAATAAACCGATCCAGCCATAGCACCAATGATGACAAACCACCGCATGTAAGCAGACGCTGGTCCCATAAATGAAAAATTGACTAAATAACCAAAATGGAAAAGCCCAAGCCAGAGAGTCGCCATTCCTAAGTTATAAGTTGCTTCTGACTTTTCTTTGATAGTTAAGAATAACTGTGCATTATAAAATGTAAATATAACTCCGACAAGAGAACCGAACGTATAAAAATCAAAAGAAATATTTCCCCAAGAATCCATGGAAAGAAACCCTAACAACTTTTAAAATCATGTCAACTTTCTATTTGATTTCTTAAACATTTGATAAAGCAGATATAAAAAAATGACAAAAAGGATCACGCCGATGGTTTGGTTGTAGTAAGAAAGTATAACAATGATTTGATTCCAATTACTACCAAGGAGTAAACCTCCAGTAAGCAGTATACCACACCATAATGAAATTGCAACTGAATACAAAATCACAAATTTAATGATGTTCATTTTGGACATACCAGCCACAATCGAAACAAAGAATCGAATCCCGGCAGAGAAGCGAGACAAAAGCACAACAACGATCTCATATTTACGAAACCAGACCAAAGTTCTCCTTAGATTTTCCTCGTGGTACAAACTGGAGAGAAAAGGAATCTTAGTTCGTTTTAAAAATAACAAAAACCGTTCGCCGAAAAAATACATCACAAGGCCACCAAGAAGATTGCCAAGAAAGGTTGCAAAGACAACGGAACCAAAGGAAATCGGGGATTGCTCCGTGGAAGAAATGAATCCAGAAAAAACGGTGATGGTGTCCCCGGGCCAAGGTGGGAAGAGATTCTCTAAAAAATTGGAAAAACAGAAAAAAATCCAGAGAACGAGCGGAGGTAATTCGAGAATTTCCTGAAATAGAGCATCAAACGGAATGGAATCCAACACAGAGAGAAGGATAAACCATTCTTGGGATAGGCAACAAAGATTTTAAAAAATGAATGGAAGGAATCAATACCAGGACATTTGCTTTCCCTAATGCTTCGATTTTTCCTACTTTCCCTTCTTGTTCTTTGGCAGTGCAGTCCAAACCGGCATACAGAAATCTATCGATTTGACCATATCATCGTAACAAAATTTCCGACAAATCCACCACCTGCCTTTCCTCAATCATTTTTCCCAGAAAATGTCAGCTTTCTTTCATCCAGCGAATTCAAAACCAGTCACATCCATACCAAAGAAGCATATTTAGTGATCGAATCCACGGACTCTTGGGAAGACATTCAAAAACGGATTGACCTTCGTGCCAACCAAGGTGATTGGAAACTCATCGAAAAAAATGCAAATGAGGTAGAGGTATCATACCTTTTGGAAGGTTTTATCAAAAAATCGTTATCCATTTATCTTTCCAAAAATGGAGAGAAACACCAACTCCGATATTATTTTAAAAAACACTCTAGTTACTAAGCATGAATTGGATTAAAAATAAAAACGAAACCATTGTCTATATCTTGCTTGCAGGAATTTTTCTTGCGACTTGTTTCACTTTGTTTTTTGTTTTTAAACCTTTTTTATGGGCAAGTTTTCTCGCCCTTCTATTTTACTTAACCACAAGGAAATTACACAAACGATTAAAAAACCTATTGGGAGTCAAATTTCACGGTTTATCTCCTTACATCATGGTAATTCTAATGCTCGCTTGTGTTTTTATTCCTTCTTACTTAATTGTTTCAACTCTCATTCGTGAGTCATTGAACTTAGTGAGTTATGTAAGAAACCAACTGACAGAAGAATCAATTGTGGCTCTTCTACTGAATAGCCCTATGCTCACTGATTTTTTTACGGAAAATGAATTTTTTTGGATCAAACTTCCCATTATGTATCGTGAATATGTGGGACAACACATGGACATTCTCAATTTAGATTCCATCTACAGTTTGTTAAAGAATTCTTCAGGATTTTTACTGGGATCATTTGAAGTTCCAGGTGCCATAATCTTCAATGGATTTTTTACCTTCATTTTACTCTTTTTCCTTTATAAAGAAGGAAGTCGAATGGAACATGCTCTGTTTTTATTATTACCATTCCCGACAGAAATTGAAGAACGCCTTGGCCGTAGAATCGAGGAAGCAATTCGAACCGTTATGATGGGTAATTTATTTATTTCATTATTGCAAGGTGCTTTTATCTACGTTCTCTTACTCTTCACTTCTGTTTCCAACAAGTTTTTACTTTCCAGCATAGCAACCATCTTCTCCCTCATTCCTGTTGTAGGGACTTCGGTCGTTTGGTTTCCCATCGGTCTCTACATTGGTCTTGTCCAAGAAAATTGGACTGGCAGTGTTTTGTTTATGATCTTTGGTGCAGCGAGTTACTTAATTTTGGAAAACTTTGTAAAACCCAAAATTTTAGATAAAAAACTCAAAACGCATCCTTTTCTTATCTTTTTATCTTTAATCGGCGGATTACAAGAGTTTGGTGTTGCTGGGATCATTATTGGACCTATGGCACTTACACTTGTTATCATCCTTTGGGATTTTTGGAAAATTTTCCGCGAAACTCGATTTCAAACAACCTAAATGGAAACAGTTGATTCTTCTCTGACAGTAAGCGAAGTCAATCGTCGTATAAAGGCGAAATTACAAGAAGCACCAGAGTTTAAAAACTTTTGGGTTCGAGGTGAAATCTCTAATTTCAGCCAAACCAATAGCTCTGGGCACATGTATTTTTCATTAAAAGACACAACTAGTGTCATCAAATGTGCATTTTTTTCCTTCCAATCAAAAAACTATCGAGGCACTCCGTTACGCAATGGAATGGAAATTCTTGTGTATGGATCCGTTTCGGTATACGAACCTGGTGGTTATTATAGCATCACCGTTCAAAAAATCGAGGAACTAGGCGAAGGTGATATCCTCCTAAAAATCGAAAAACTGAAACAAGCACTTGCTGAAAAAGGAATTTTTGATCCTTCCCACAAACGGCCGTTACCTAAATTTCCAAAACGACTGGGAATCGTTACCTCACCAAAGGGTGCCGCTGTTGAAGACATCATCCGAATTGCAACAGACCTTAATCCATCCATACAAATACTAGTTTCTCCTTGCCTTGTGCAAGGGGATGGTGCAGAGACCTCTATCATTGAAGCAATTAAAGAAATCAACGATCCCAAATGGGAAGTGGATGTCATCATTGCTGGTCGGGGTGGTGGTTCCTTTGAAGATCTAATGGCGTTTAACCAAGAATCGGTGGTCATGGCATATTATCATTCTAGGATTCCTATCATTTCGGCAGTTGGTCATGAAATTGATCGTGTGTTAACAGATTTGGCAGCAGATGCCACAACACCGACACCAACAGCTGCTGCAAAACTTGCCATTCCCAATGTTTCTGATACTCTCATTCGTTTGGATGAATTAGAAGATCGATTACGTTCCGCGCTTGTCGGTGTCATTCGATTAGGGAAAGAAAAATGGACTGGTCTTATAAACCGAGTCGTATTTCAAAATCCAAAGTCGATGATAGAACCACGAGAGAATCATTTGGAAGAGATCATGACGAGAATTTCATTACTCGGGAAAAACTATTTGGTCAGAAAACAAAGTGATTTTCAAAAATTTGATTCCTTCACTCTCACATGGAAATCATATTTAGAAAGAATACAAAATAAATTCAAGCTCGCAGAACAACGATTAGACCACTTCTCGCCTC containing:
- a CDS encoding DedA family protein — protein: MLDSIPFDALFQEILELPPLVLWIFFCFSNFLENLFPPWPGDTITVFSGFISSTEQSPISFGSVVFATFLGNLLGGLVMYFFGERFLLFLKRTKIPFLSSLYHEENLRRTLVWFRKYEIVVVLLSRFSAGIRFFVSIVAGMSKMNIIKFVILYSVAISLWCGILLTGGLLLGSNWNQIIVILSYYNQTIGVILFVIFLYLLYQMFKKSNRKLT
- a CDS encoding AI-2E family transporter, coding for MNWIKNKNETIVYILLAGIFLATCFTLFFVFKPFLWASFLALLFYLTTRKLHKRLKNLLGVKFHGLSPYIMVILMLACVFIPSYLIVSTLIRESLNLVSYVRNQLTEESIVALLLNSPMLTDFFTENEFFWIKLPIMYREYVGQHMDILNLDSIYSLLKNSSGFLLGSFEVPGAIIFNGFFTFILLFFLYKEGSRMEHALFLLLPFPTEIEERLGRRIEEAIRTVMMGNLFISLLQGAFIYVLLLFTSVSNKFLLSSIATIFSLIPVVGTSVVWFPIGLYIGLVQENWTGSVLFMIFGAASYLILENFVKPKILDKKLKTHPFLIFLSLIGGLQEFGVAGIIIGPMALTLVIILWDFWKIFRETRFQTT
- the xseA gene encoding exodeoxyribonuclease VII large subunit; protein product: METVDSSLTVSEVNRRIKAKLQEAPEFKNFWVRGEISNFSQTNSSGHMYFSLKDTTSVIKCAFFSFQSKNYRGTPLRNGMEILVYGSVSVYEPGGYYSITVQKIEELGEGDILLKIEKLKQALAEKGIFDPSHKRPLPKFPKRLGIVTSPKGAAVEDIIRIATDLNPSIQILVSPCLVQGDGAETSIIEAIKEINDPKWEVDVIIAGRGGGSFEDLMAFNQESVVMAYYHSRIPIISAVGHEIDRVLTDLAADATTPTPTAAAKLAIPNVSDTLIRLDELEDRLRSALVGVIRLGKEKWTGLINRVVFQNPKSMIEPRENHLEEIMTRISLLGKNYLVRKQSDFQKFDSFTLTWKSYLERIQNKFKLAEQRLDHFSPLGTLKRGYSVLRNEKKEVISSIHQIKEKENLEVFLFDGKLQVEVKEKK